The sequence ATAACGAGCACCGCATCGATACCCATCTCCTCCGCCAGCTGCAGGCGTCGTTCCATGGTGAGGACGGCCACAGGTGCTCGTTCCGGAAGGAACACCGAGACCGGGTGCGGATCGAAGGTCACCATTACCGCACGTTCCTTATGGTCGCGCGCATACTCGACAGCCCTAGTCACAAGCTGTTGATGGCCGCGATGCAGGCCATCGAAAACTCCGATGGTCACCGACGTCGGACCGAGGTCCGTGGGGATGTTATCGATTCCGTACCAAATATCCACGGACACCATGCTATCCCACAACTACGTTTGCCCTAGACTGCAGTGCATGACTGATCCGCTCGCACGTTCCGGCCTGGTGGTCGTCGATAAGCCCGCAGGCATGACCTCACACGACGTCGTTGGCAAGCTCCGCCGCTACTTCCACACGCGCAAAGTGGGGCATGCCGGCACGCTTGACCCGATGGCGACGGGAGTGCTCGTGGTGGGACTAGAACGCGGTACGAAGTTCCTGGCACACATGGTGGCATCGACGAAGGCTTATGATGCGACGATTCGTCTGGGCATGGCAACCCACACCGATGACGCCGAAGGTGAGCGCACATGGGGAGAATCAGCAGCTGAGCTTGACGCCACCTCCATCGCCCACGAAATCCAGAACCTCACTGGTGACATAATGCAGCGCCCTGCCGCCGTGTCCGCCATCAAAATCGATGGCAAACGCGCCCACGAAAGGGTACGAGCTGGCGAGGATGTGGACATTCCCGCGCGTCCAGTCACGGTGAGCCGATTCGAGGTTCTGGACACCCGACGTGACGGCGACTATGTGGATCTGGATGTGTCGGTGACATGTTCTTCAGGAACGTATATTCGTTCCCTGGCCCGTGATCTCGGCGAGGCTCTGGGCGTGGGCGGGCACCTCACCGCGCTACGGCGCACGGAGGTGGGGCCTTTTACGCTTGCTGACGCCCTCCCCCTCGCCTCCCTGGAGGAATCCCCCGTGCTCTCATTGAGCCTCGACGAGGCGCTCGCGCGCAGCTACCCGGTCTTGGACGTCACCGAGGAGGAAGCCCAAGCACTGGCCATGGGAAAGTGGCTCGAACCGC is a genomic window of Corynebacterium singulare containing:
- the truB gene encoding tRNA pseudouridine(55) synthase TruB: MTDPLARSGLVVVDKPAGMTSHDVVGKLRRYFHTRKVGHAGTLDPMATGVLVVGLERGTKFLAHMVASTKAYDATIRLGMATHTDDAEGERTWGESAAELDATSIAHEIQNLTGDIMQRPAAVSAIKIDGKRAHERVRAGEDVDIPARPVTVSRFEVLDTRRDGDYVDLDVSVTCSSGTYIRSLARDLGEALGVGGHLTALRRTEVGPFTLADALPLASLEESPVLSLSLDEALARSYPVLDVTEEEAQALAMGKWLEPRGLKGIHAAVDPNGRSIALVKEKGKRLATVFVARPSTL